A window of the Gemmatimonadota bacterium genome harbors these coding sequences:
- the infA gene encoding translation initiation factor IF-1, with protein sequence MAKQPGIQMEGVVTEVLPDQNFRVLLENGHKVLAYAAGKMSKFRIRVLVGDRVILELSPYDLTRGRITYRHKAPGGQAPGAR encoded by the coding sequence CAGATGGAAGGCGTGGTGACCGAGGTCCTTCCCGACCAGAACTTTCGCGTCCTGCTCGAAAACGGGCACAAGGTCCTGGCGTACGCGGCGGGCAAGATGTCGAAGTTCAGGATCCGCGTGCTGGTGGGCGACCGTGTGATCCTCGAGCTCTCGCCCTATGACCTCACCCGCGGCCGCATCACTTACCGGCACAAGGCGCCAGGCGGGCAGGCGCCGGGAGCGAGGTAG